A single genomic interval of Adhaeribacter pallidiroseus harbors:
- a CDS encoding RNA polymerase sigma factor produces MPTILSPVMATNWRLAFKTDREKTLAQIYARAYPMVLHYVKQHNGQPEDAQDLLQEAIIVFYEKVMQEEFRLTASVTTYLMAICKNHWRQELEKQQRRKKITLEEINPPDEVNPAETKAAGTDLIYFVEQLGDKCRNILISFYYFGQSLTAIAEKNRYRSVRSATVQKFKCLERLRKSLSGLSGDYFR; encoded by the coding sequence ATGCCAACTATACTTTCTCCCGTAATGGCGACCAATTGGCGCCTTGCTTTTAAGACAGACCGGGAAAAAACGCTCGCGCAAATATACGCCCGCGCGTACCCCATGGTACTGCACTACGTAAAACAGCACAACGGCCAACCCGAAGATGCGCAAGATTTATTGCAGGAAGCCATTATTGTATTCTACGAGAAAGTAATGCAAGAAGAGTTTCGGCTTACTGCCTCGGTTACTACTTACTTAATGGCCATTTGTAAAAACCACTGGCGCCAGGAACTCGAAAAACAACAACGCCGGAAAAAAATTACTTTAGAAGAAATAAACCCTCCCGACGAAGTAAATCCGGCCGAAACAAAAGCTGCTGGCACAGACCTGATCTATTTTGTAGAACAACTTGGTGATAAATGCCGGAATATTTTAATAAGCTTTTATTATTTCGGCCAATCTCTCACGGCCATTGCCGAAAAAAATCGGTACCGCAGTGTACGCAGCGCTACCGTACAAAAATTTAAGTGCTTAGAACGGCTTCGTAAATCCCTGTCCGGGCTCTCCGGTGATTATTTTCGATAG
- a CDS encoding PQQ-dependent sugar dehydrogenase, translating to MSNFYSFYHYFQKRLNHFSGLLRQSSLWQGNKPLNLKKYGFYRQLSIKAAIALLVLPLLTFSPSIFAQTLPSGFSSTQVSTQWNQAVGLTFNKDGSYMFVWEKGGKVWTVKNNQRKLMLDISEEVGDWRDFGLLGFTLDPNFSTNGYIYLLYTVDRHYLLYYGTSTYSPTANDYFKATIGRVTRYTATLSTTGYAVNKATRRVLLGVTKSSGIPTTHQSHGVGSLVFGADGTLLVSAGDGGSYIADDTGSAPETYYKQALADKILTMNQNVGAFRAQLLESYNGKILRINPATGAGIPSNPFYDPAKPTSVRSKVWALGLRNPFRMTLKPGTGSTNPANANPGILFVGDVGNGRFEEINAVTKPGMNFGWPLFEGLTEQATYPARKVFNNFAQNPQYGVKGCAQRYFYFQDLIKQETASGTASFKNPCYPAQNIPSTSNTFEHSRPIIEWKHGAKGMARTGIFNGETAAVINIGAAGSPVSGPQFGGNSVTVGVFYPHKDFPAVYQNNLFFGDYNAQWIKSLGVDGKGKPVAVNNFQSGGAVVVAMAVNPTQPGIYYINYPSEIRKIAYNAVNSPPTAVASADKVYGTSPLTVQFTGTKSTDPEGQALTYAWNFGDGTTSNAANPKHVFSSPTAIKYTVTLTVKDTKGSTGKTTLVISVGKNTPPQVTITSPADKALYSIKQPTSYNLRATVIDKEQSNAQLSYQWQTILHHNEHSHAEPFDTAHETTTTLEPIGCDGEAYYYRIVLTVTDSDGLSGQDEVLVYPNCNEATNLTFNRSATNKTQAQRSNIAVELAQEHSRNTAGLTVYPAPTPDGRLNVSLTKAIEGKVTYTLVSLMGEKLTGGTLNLKNPTATLPFNFSHEMRSAGVYYLLLENKALQAKLKVMRQ from the coding sequence ATGTCTAACTTTTATTCTTTTTACCATTACTTTCAGAAACGGCTGAACCACTTTTCAGGGCTGCTGCGCCAAAGCTCACTCTGGCAGGGCAACAAGCCTTTAAATTTAAAAAAATACGGTTTTTATCGGCAGCTAAGCATAAAAGCAGCTATTGCGCTGCTGGTTCTGCCGTTACTTACTTTTTCTCCATCTATTTTTGCGCAAACGCTTCCGAGTGGTTTTTCGTCTACCCAGGTTTCGACGCAGTGGAACCAGGCCGTGGGGCTTACCTTTAATAAAGATGGCAGCTATATGTTTGTCTGGGAAAAAGGGGGCAAGGTATGGACCGTTAAAAATAATCAGCGAAAACTTATGCTCGATATCTCCGAAGAAGTGGGGGATTGGCGGGATTTCGGTTTATTAGGATTTACCCTGGATCCTAATTTCAGTACTAACGGTTATATTTATTTACTCTATACCGTAGACCGGCATTATTTGCTTTATTACGGTACCAGCACTTATAGCCCTACTGCTAACGATTATTTTAAGGCTACGATTGGTCGGGTTACCCGCTATACGGCTACCCTAAGCACTACGGGCTATGCGGTAAATAAAGCTACCCGCAGGGTGTTACTGGGCGTTACCAAGTCCAGTGGGATTCCTACTACGCACCAGAGCCATGGGGTTGGTTCGCTGGTTTTTGGCGCCGATGGCACCTTGCTGGTTTCGGCGGGCGATGGCGGCAGTTACATTGCCGATGACACGGGCAGTGCCCCCGAAACCTATTATAAACAAGCCTTGGCCGATAAAATTCTTACCATGAATCAAAACGTAGGAGCTTTTCGGGCGCAATTACTGGAAAGTTATAACGGCAAAATTTTGCGGATTAACCCGGCCACGGGAGCGGGTATTCCCAGTAATCCGTTTTATGATCCGGCCAAGCCTACCTCGGTGCGCTCCAAAGTTTGGGCTTTAGGTCTCCGGAATCCTTTTCGCATGACGCTTAAACCAGGAACCGGCAGCACCAACCCGGCGAACGCTAATCCCGGAATTTTATTCGTGGGCGATGTGGGCAACGGCCGATTTGAAGAAATAAATGCGGTAACCAAACCCGGGATGAACTTTGGCTGGCCTTTGTTTGAAGGTTTAACCGAACAAGCCACCTATCCCGCCAGAAAAGTTTTTAATAATTTTGCCCAAAATCCGCAATATGGGGTGAAGGGTTGCGCCCAACGTTACTTTTACTTTCAGGATTTAATTAAACAAGAAACCGCCAGTGGTACGGCCAGTTTTAAAAATCCCTGTTATCCGGCGCAAAATATTCCGAGCACTAGTAACACTTTTGAGCATAGCCGACCGATCATTGAATGGAAACACGGCGCGAAGGGCATGGCCAGAACCGGTATTTTTAATGGAGAAACCGCGGCTGTTATTAACATTGGCGCCGCTGGTTCGCCGGTTTCCGGACCGCAGTTCGGGGGTAATTCGGTTACCGTAGGAGTTTTTTACCCGCACAAAGATTTTCCGGCAGTTTACCAAAATAACTTATTTTTTGGCGATTACAATGCGCAATGGATTAAAAGCCTGGGAGTAGATGGGAAAGGTAAACCCGTGGCGGTAAATAATTTTCAATCGGGCGGTGCCGTGGTGGTAGCTATGGCCGTTAATCCTACCCAACCCGGAATTTATTACATAAATTATCCTTCCGAAATTAGAAAAATTGCTTATAACGCGGTTAATAGTCCGCCAACCGCGGTTGCTTCGGCCGATAAGGTATATGGTACCAGTCCACTCACCGTGCAGTTTACCGGTACCAAATCCACGGACCCGGAAGGACAAGCGCTGACCTATGCCTGGAATTTTGGAGACGGCACCACCAGTAATGCCGCTAACCCAAAGCATGTGTTTTCCAGCCCTACCGCTATTAAATACACGGTTACGCTTACCGTTAAAGATACTAAGGGCAGTACGGGTAAAACCACATTAGTTATTTCGGTAGGCAAAAATACGCCGCCGCAGGTTACCATTACCAGTCCGGCCGACAAGGCCCTTTACTCCATAAAGCAGCCCACCAGTTATAATTTAAGGGCTACGGTCATCGATAAAGAGCAAAGCAATGCGCAGCTTTCTTATCAATGGCAAACTATTTTGCACCACAACGAGCATTCGCACGCCGAGCCTTTTGATACGGCCCACGAAACCACCACCACCCTGGAACCAATTGGGTGCGACGGAGAAGCCTACTATTACCGCATTGTGCTTACCGTAACGGATAGCGATGGTTTATCGGGTCAAGATGAAGTGTTAGTATATCCAAACTGCAATGAAGCCACCAATTTAACTTTTAATCGTTCGGCTACTAATAAAACACAAGCCCAGCGCAGTAACATTGCGGTAGAATTAGCGCAGGAACATTCCCGGAATACAGCGGGATTAACGGTTTATCCGGCCCCCACCCCCGATGGCCGTTTAAATGTAAGCCTGACCAAAGCAATTGAGGGCAAAGTTACGTACACTTTAGTTTCTTTGATGGGCGAAAAACTGACCGGCGGCACCCTGAATTTAAAAAACCCAACTGCCACGTTGCCTTTTAATTTTTCCCACGAAATGCGATCGGCTGGCGTTTACTATTTGCTATTAGAAAACAAAGCGCTGCAAGCCAAACTAAAAGTAATGCGGCAGTAA
- a CDS encoding YceI family protein — protein MKFLLLMLVAVYSFGKLYLENTPPLSYSLDPEKSVVEWSGASPKVSHQGSFAVTCTSLEVTDGQLKGGTFVIPIASIKNFDLPKALKPVLLKHLKSKDFLNLALYPEAIFKITQITSLSPTAEGSALEATAQVTGDFTLLGNTHAITFPAKIDIHEDTLLVDASFKLDRTKWGMDYAADPALENRHIYPEVAIHVQLAGTKN, from the coding sequence ATGAAATTTTTGCTTTTAATGCTAGTAGCGGTGTATTCATTCGGAAAATTATACCTGGAGAATACGCCCCCGTTAAGTTATTCTTTAGATCCCGAAAAATCGGTGGTGGAATGGTCCGGCGCCAGCCCCAAAGTGTCGCACCAAGGATCGTTTGCCGTTACTTGTACTAGCCTGGAGGTAACGGATGGGCAGTTAAAAGGCGGTACTTTTGTTATTCCGATTGCCTCTATCAAGAATTTTGATTTACCAAAAGCCCTAAAACCAGTTTTACTCAAACACCTGAAAAGCAAAGATTTTTTAAATTTGGCGCTTTACCCCGAGGCAATTTTTAAAATTACACAAATCACTTCTTTATCTCCAACGGCCGAAGGTTCTGCCTTGGAAGCCACCGCCCAGGTAACCGGCGATTTTACGCTGTTGGGTAATACGCACGCTATTACATTTCCGGCGAAAATTGATATACACGAAGATACATTGTTGGTAGATGCCTCGTTTAAACTCGATCGTACTAAATGGGGCATGGACTACGCCGCCGATCCGGCCCTGGAAAACCGGCATATTTACCCGGAAGTAGCCATTCATGTGCAGCTAGCAGGTACCAAAAATTAA
- a CDS encoding ClpP family protease produces MYSTNYNQKEFRRFAVHGQNVNGLALDQYVHTIENMTRSVIEERPVNFREVDVFSRLMADRIVFLGTAVDDNIANIIVAQMLFLESVDAKKDILLYINSPGGSVYAGLGIYDTMQFIQPDVATICTGLAASMGSVLLCGGAKNKRSALPHARIMMHQPSSGAQGPASDIEISARQILKMRQELYEITAYHTGRTYQEIHEASDRDYWLKAAEAKDYGLIDEVLLKENRK; encoded by the coding sequence ATGTATTCTACCAATTATAATCAAAAAGAATTCCGGCGATTTGCCGTGCATGGGCAAAACGTAAACGGCCTGGCCCTGGACCAATACGTACACACCATCGAGAACATGACACGCTCTGTTATTGAGGAAAGACCCGTTAACTTTCGGGAAGTAGATGTTTTTTCGCGGTTAATGGCCGACCGCATTGTTTTTCTGGGCACTGCCGTGGACGACAACATTGCCAACATTATTGTGGCTCAAATGCTTTTTCTGGAGTCCGTGGACGCTAAAAAAGATATTTTGCTGTACATCAACAGTCCGGGTGGCTCGGTATACGCCGGTTTGGGCATTTACGATACCATGCAGTTTATTCAACCCGATGTGGCCACTATTTGCACCGGCTTAGCCGCTTCCATGGGTTCTGTTTTGTTGTGCGGCGGCGCTAAAAATAAACGCTCGGCATTACCGCATGCCCGCATCATGATGCACCAACCCAGCAGCGGTGCCCAGGGTCCTGCCTCCGACATCGAGATTTCGGCCCGTCAAATTTTAAAAATGCGCCAGGAACTATACGAAATTACAGCTTACCACACCGGTAGAACCTACCAGGAAATACACGAAGCCTCGGACCGCGATTACTGGTTAAAAGCCGCCGAAGCCAAAGATTACGGCCTTATTGATGAAGTGCTGTTAAAAGAAAACAGAAAGTAG
- a CDS encoding PAS domain-containing protein produces MSDSPATPAAYSNLEEISPLEELLPALLDISLTGVIFFKPVYHADTGEIIDLAYVKLNAAAQRMLQLPERPDKTFLQLYPHAHQTGIFAFYRDTFLTGKPGRYDLNYQYDRLNNYFQLAAQRSGQGLIVSFNDTSDHDRTAVEKALRESQELEKKARAEAELQQQRLHQIFMEAPALICIFEGPQHIFKLVNPPYQRLVGDRPLLGKPIAEAMPELAGQPIFGLLNKVYRTGESFHAHEMLVQLDHNNSGGDLGQNYYNFIYQATRNLSGEIDGILVFAYEVTAQVRARWQVEYNRQHVQDLNEEMQATNEELLTTNNDLVNTQLALQQLNEELEARVAERTREVKDAQVATERQRERLERFFMQAPAAICILDGPNLVYELVNPSYQQLFPGRQLLGKPLLEALPELAGHTVWRTLQQVYQTGKTHTEYGILIPIARHENAPLEDIYFNYIQQGRYDEYGRVDGVLVFAFEVTEQVKAQQRADALQAEVLAATQFQVQEREAFYQVFEQTPACIVLLRGPEHRVDYYNLAYQQLFPGRQMKGKTIAEIQPEALEQGFVALLDKVYQTGETFYGNELLLTIEQVPDGSTKNIFFNFTYQAYRENDQIVGISVFAFDVTGQVMARREAEQQQQLLHTLFMEAPAPILILDGPELVYQLVNPAYQQIFPGRELLGKKLLEALPELKDSPLPAILDNVYKTGETYVAQELPLMLARYEGGPLEEIYWTFTYQARYNAQGIIDGALVFAYEVTDQVKARKTIEENAQQLKLITDALPVLISYLDKEETYRFVNKAYEAWFNQKPEDLLGKPVRQVVGEAAYQGIQDYVKRALAGERLDFEVRMPYRENFIKHISTNYVPDIREGEVLGFYAMVSDITEQVVAQQRVAQAAAELRVVAANAPVFIFRTDAAGQINYVNETLFEWSGLEPNTSQLNAVWELIHPEDRPLIQESFATSIGTNQAWESPAYRIRRRDGEYRWSITRTQPYFNADGQLVGFTGVNVDIHEQIVLQKQLTRTNVDLDNFIYTASHDLKAPILNIEGLMEALLDQMPPDFLEQDTVKQTTELILESVQRFKRTIDHLTEITKLQKENTPEAEVVNLASIIAEVQLDLAPVILAEQAQITVDVTSCPTIRFSEKNLRSIIYNLLSNAIKYRAAERTPQVRVHCFVIPGYEVLAVQDNGLGINLNQESKLFAMFKRLHNHVEGTGIGLYMVKKIIENAGGKIEVQSKVGEGSTFQIFFPRNT; encoded by the coding sequence ATGTCTGATTCTCCTGCTACTCCTGCAGCTTATTCCAACTTAGAAGAAATTTCCCCACTCGAGGAACTGCTGCCTGCCTTATTGGATATATCGTTAACTGGGGTCATTTTCTTTAAACCCGTTTACCACGCAGATACCGGCGAAATTATTGACTTAGCCTATGTTAAGCTGAATGCGGCCGCCCAGCGCATGCTCCAGTTACCGGAACGGCCCGACAAAACATTTCTGCAGCTTTACCCGCACGCTCACCAAACCGGTATTTTTGCCTTTTACCGCGATACTTTTCTGACGGGTAAACCCGGCCGCTACGACCTTAATTATCAGTACGACCGCCTGAATAATTATTTTCAACTGGCGGCGCAACGCAGCGGGCAAGGCTTAATCGTTAGCTTCAACGATACCTCCGACCATGATCGGACCGCGGTGGAAAAAGCTTTGCGCGAAAGCCAGGAGCTCGAAAAAAAAGCCCGGGCCGAGGCCGAGTTGCAGCAGCAACGCTTGCACCAGATTTTCATGGAAGCTCCTGCCCTGATTTGCATTTTTGAAGGACCACAACATATTTTTAAATTAGTAAACCCTCCGTACCAGCGCTTAGTAGGTGATCGGCCATTGTTGGGTAAACCCATTGCCGAAGCCATGCCGGAACTTGCCGGGCAACCTATTTTTGGCTTACTCAATAAGGTATACCGCACGGGCGAGAGTTTCCATGCGCACGAAATGCTCGTCCAGCTGGACCATAATAATTCCGGTGGCGACCTGGGCCAGAATTATTATAATTTTATATACCAGGCTACCCGCAATTTATCCGGAGAAATAGATGGGATTTTAGTATTTGCCTACGAAGTAACCGCCCAAGTAAGGGCCCGCTGGCAGGTAGAGTATAATCGCCAACATGTGCAGGACTTGAACGAAGAAATGCAAGCCACCAACGAAGAGCTCCTCACCACCAATAACGATTTAGTAAACACGCAATTAGCCTTACAGCAGCTTAACGAAGAATTAGAAGCCCGCGTAGCCGAGCGCACCCGGGAGGTAAAAGATGCGCAGGTAGCCACCGAACGCCAACGAGAGCGCTTGGAACGGTTCTTTATGCAAGCTCCTGCGGCCATTTGCATTCTCGACGGCCCCAATTTAGTATATGAATTAGTAAACCCGAGTTACCAACAACTTTTTCCGGGTCGGCAACTGCTGGGTAAACCACTTTTAGAAGCTTTGCCGGAGCTGGCCGGGCATACCGTGTGGCGAACCCTGCAACAGGTTTACCAAACGGGCAAAACCCACACGGAATACGGCATTTTAATTCCGATAGCCCGTCACGAAAATGCCCCGTTAGAAGACATTTATTTTAACTACATCCAACAGGGCCGCTACGACGAATACGGCCGGGTAGATGGCGTATTGGTTTTTGCTTTCGAAGTAACGGAGCAGGTAAAGGCCCAACAGCGCGCAGATGCCCTACAAGCCGAAGTGCTGGCCGCCACGCAGTTCCAGGTGCAGGAACGGGAAGCATTTTACCAGGTATTTGAGCAAACCCCGGCCTGCATTGTATTACTACGCGGACCAGAACACCGGGTAGATTATTACAATTTGGCTTACCAGCAATTATTTCCGGGCCGGCAAATGAAAGGAAAAACTATCGCCGAAATTCAACCGGAAGCTTTGGAACAAGGCTTTGTGGCTTTGTTGGATAAAGTTTACCAAACCGGCGAGACCTTTTATGGCAACGAATTGCTCCTCACCATTGAACAAGTACCTGATGGTTCTACCAAAAACATATTTTTTAATTTTACTTACCAAGCCTACCGCGAGAATGACCAGATTGTGGGAATTTCGGTATTTGCTTTTGATGTAACCGGGCAAGTAATGGCCAGAAGGGAAGCAGAACAGCAACAGCAATTACTGCATACTTTATTTATGGAGGCTCCCGCTCCTATTCTTATTCTGGACGGACCTGAGTTAGTTTACCAACTGGTTAACCCGGCTTACCAACAAATATTTCCCGGCCGGGAATTGTTGGGGAAAAAGTTATTAGAGGCATTACCGGAACTTAAAGATTCTCCCTTGCCGGCCATTTTGGATAATGTTTATAAAACCGGTGAAACCTACGTAGCTCAGGAATTACCTTTAATGCTGGCCCGTTATGAAGGAGGCCCCCTGGAAGAAATTTACTGGACTTTTACCTACCAGGCCCGCTATAATGCGCAGGGCATAATAGATGGCGCTTTGGTTTTTGCCTATGAAGTTACGGACCAGGTAAAAGCCCGGAAAACCATTGAAGAAAATGCGCAGCAATTAAAATTGATTACCGATGCTTTGCCCGTGCTGATTAGTTACCTGGATAAAGAAGAAACGTATCGTTTTGTTAATAAGGCCTACGAAGCGTGGTTTAACCAGAAACCAGAAGACTTACTGGGTAAACCGGTGCGCCAGGTAGTAGGCGAAGCTGCTTACCAAGGAATACAGGATTACGTAAAACGGGCACTGGCCGGCGAGCGGCTCGACTTTGAAGTCCGCATGCCTTACCGGGAGAATTTTATTAAACATATTAGCACCAACTACGTGCCCGATATCCGGGAAGGGGAAGTTTTAGGGTTTTACGCCATGGTAAGTGATATTACGGAGCAGGTAGTAGCGCAGCAACGCGTAGCCCAAGCCGCCGCCGAGTTGCGCGTAGTAGCCGCCAACGCCCCCGTATTTATCTTTCGCACCGATGCCGCTGGCCAAATTAATTACGTAAACGAGACTTTATTTGAGTGGAGTGGCTTGGAGCCTAACACCTCGCAGTTAAATGCCGTTTGGGAGCTTATTCATCCGGAGGACCGGCCGCTGATACAAGAATCATTTGCTACCTCGATTGGCACCAACCAAGCTTGGGAAAGCCCCGCTTACCGTATCCGCCGCCGCGACGGAGAATACCGCTGGTCCATTACCCGTACGCAACCATATTTTAACGCCGATGGGCAATTAGTTGGTTTTACGGGCGTTAACGTAGACATTCACGAACAAATTGTATTGCAAAAGCAATTAACCCGCACCAACGTAGATCTGGATAACTTTATTTATACGGCTTCGCACGATTTAAAAGCGCCTATTTTAAACATTGAAGGCTTAATGGAAGCCTTGTTGGACCAAATGCCCCCGGATTTTTTAGAACAGGATACAGTTAAACAGACCACGGAATTAATATTAGAATCGGTGCAGCGCTTTAAACGCACCATTGATCATTTAACCGAAATTACCAAGCTGCAAAAAGAAAATACGCCGGAAGCAGAAGTGGTAAACCTCGCCTCGATTATTGCGGAAGTGCAGCTAGATTTGGCTCCTGTTATCCTAGCCGAGCAGGCCCAGATAACCGTAGATGTAACCTCCTGCCCTACTATTCGTTTTTCCGAAAAGAATCTGCGCAGCATTATTTATAATTTACTATCTAATGCCATCAAGTATCGGGCTGCTGAACGCACCCCGCAGGTGCGGGTACATTGTTTTGTAATTCCCGGATACGAGGTATTAGCCGTGCAGGACAATGGTTTAGGTATAAATTTAAACCAGGAGAGTAAGCTTTTTGCCATGTTCAAGCGGTTGCACAACCACGTAGAAGGCACCGGCATTGGTTTATACATGGTGAAAAAAATTATTGAAAATGCGGGAGGAAAAATTGAAGTTCAAAGTAAAGTGGGCGAAGGATCAACTTTCCAGATTTTTTTCCCGCGAAACACCTGA
- a CDS encoding response regulator, whose translation MNKIACTLLVDDDDTANYLNQMLFKRLAVTDNLLVAHNGLEALSLIHKNCPGNCCPTLILLDINMPVMDGFEFLEAYEQLSFEQKQSIIIIVLTTSLNPLDVEKVQQANIAGLINKPLSKTTLEAIVAQHFN comes from the coding sequence ATGAACAAAATTGCCTGCACCTTATTAGTAGACGACGACGATACCGCCAACTACTTAAACCAAATGCTCTTTAAAAGACTAGCAGTAACGGACAATCTGTTAGTAGCCCACAACGGCTTAGAAGCGCTATCGCTTATTCATAAAAACTGCCCGGGTAATTGTTGTCCTACTTTAATTCTCCTGGATATTAATATGCCGGTAATGGATGGATTCGAGTTTCTGGAAGCCTACGAACAACTTAGCTTTGAGCAGAAGCAATCCATTATTATTATTGTGCTCACTACTTCTTTAAACCCGCTGGATGTAGAAAAGGTACAGCAGGCCAATATTGCCGGATTAATTAACAAGCCACTTTCTAAAACTACCCTGGAAGCGATTGTGGCGCAACATTTTAATTAA
- a CDS encoding sulfurtransferase, with the protein MDAILNPSQLLLLQQTPALVLVDARSGPEAKEKYQAFHLQGAQFVDLEQQLSQKKADAADGGRHPLPNIRQFAAVLANLGIVPASRVVVYDDKNGANAAARFWWMLKAIGHEKVQVLNGGLAAAVAAGFPTSSQTEPPALVAPYPVTTWQLPTVNLEEVESASPDSQYLIIDVREAERYRGEKEPIDLVAGHIPGAVNIPFSTNLDPDGFFLPAEELKVKYLSAFENREPAQVLVHCGSGVTACHTLLAVAQAGLEIPALYVGSWSEWSRNNKTIATGAS; encoded by the coding sequence ATGGATGCTATCCTGAACCCATCGCAATTACTGCTGTTACAGCAAACCCCGGCACTAGTGCTAGTGGATGCCCGCTCCGGACCCGAAGCCAAAGAAAAATACCAGGCATTTCACTTGCAAGGAGCCCAGTTTGTGGATTTAGAGCAGCAGCTATCTCAAAAAAAAGCCGATGCCGCCGATGGGGGCCGGCATCCGTTACCCAACATCCGCCAGTTTGCCGCTGTTTTGGCCAACTTGGGCATTGTACCGGCCAGCAGAGTGGTGGTATACGACGATAAAAATGGCGCTAACGCGGCGGCTCGTTTCTGGTGGATGTTAAAAGCAATTGGTCACGAAAAAGTACAGGTGCTAAACGGGGGTTTGGCCGCCGCAGTGGCCGCGGGTTTTCCCACTTCTTCGCAAACAGAACCACCGGCTTTGGTGGCTCCCTACCCGGTTACTACCTGGCAACTGCCCACCGTTAATTTAGAGGAAGTGGAAAGCGCCAGTCCTGACTCCCAATATTTAATTATAGATGTACGCGAAGCAGAACGGTATCGCGGCGAGAAAGAACCGATTGATTTAGTTGCCGGCCATATTCCGGGGGCGGTGAATATTCCGTTTAGCACTAATTTAGATCCGGATGGATTTTTTCTGCCGGCCGAGGAGCTGAAAGTAAAATACTTGTCGGCTTTCGAGAACCGCGAACCAGCGCAGGTACTGGTGCATTGTGGTTCCGGCGTAACCGCTTGCCATACTTTATTAGCGGTGGCGCAGGCCGGGCTAGAAATACCGGCCCTGTACGTAGGTTCCTGGAGCGAGTGGTCGCGCAATAACAAAACCATTGCTACCGGTGCTTCCTGA